GACGGCACGATCGAGTTCCGCGATCTGCCGACGATCGTCGACGCCCGCGGCCGCCGCGTGGCGATGGCCCGCAACGGCGAGCTGGCGATCGTGGACATGGACGGCCGCGAGCGTGCCAGCCACCGCATCCCCTACGGCGCGCACCTGATGGTCGACCACGGCCACATCGCGACCAAGGGCGAGCGCCTGGCCGAGTGGGATCCGTTCATGATGCCGGTCATCACCGAAAAGGGCGGCATCGTGAAGTTCCAGGATCTGGTCGAGAGCAAGACGCTCACCGAGCAGACCGACGAAGCGACCGGCATCGCCCAGCGCGTCGTCACCGAGTTCCGCGGCTCGGCTCGTACGAAGGAGGATCTGCGTCCGCGCATCACCCTGCTCGACGAGAATAGCGGCGAAGCGGCCCGCTACATGCTGGCGTCGGGCGCGATGCTCTCGGTCGAGGACGGCCAGACGGTGGCCGCGGGCGAGGTTCTCGCCCGTGTCTCCCGCGAGGCAGCCAAGACCCGCGACATCACCGGCGGTCTGCCGCGCGTCGCCGAGCTGTTCGAGGCCCGCAAGCCGAAGGAAAATGCAATCATCGCCAAGGTCTCGGGCCGTGTCGAATTCGGCAAGGACTACAAGGCCAAACGCAAGATCGGCATTCGTCCGGAGGACGGCGGCGAACTCGTCGAATATCTGGTGCCGAAGTCGAAGGTCATCGACGTGCAGGAAGGCGACTTCGTCAAGCGCGGCGACAATCTGATCGGCGGCAGCCCGGATCCGCACGACATCCTCGAGGTGCTCGGCGTCAAGGCGCTGGCCGAGTATCTCGTCGCGGAAATCCAGGAGGTCTATCGACTGCAGGGCGTGAAGATCAACGACAAGCACATCGAGGTGATCGTTCGCCAGATGCTGCAGAAGGTCGAGATCATCGAGTCCGGCGACACCACCTTGCTGGTGGGCGAGCAGATCGACCACCAGGAGATGCGCGAGATCAATGCCAAGCTCACCAAGAACCAGCAGCCCGCCCAGGGCAAGCCGGTCCTGCTCGGCATCACCAAGGCGTCGCTGCAGACCCGCAGCTTCATCTCGGCGGCCTCGTTCCAGGAGACGACCCGCGTCCTCACCGAGGCTTCGGTGCAGGGCAAGATCGACACCCTCGATGGCCTCAAGGAGAATGTCATCGTCGGCCGCCTGATCCCGGCGGGTACCGGCGCGGGCATGAACCGTATGCGCATCGCGGCCACCAGCCGCGACGCCGCGCTGCGGGCCCAGCACAAGAAGCTGCAGGAATCGCTCATCGCAGCCAATTCGGCTGAGGAAGAGCATGCGGCGGAGCTGGCTCAGGGTCCGGAAGCGGCGATCGGCGACGATCCGCTCGGCGCGGTGGCCCCGGAAGGCCACGGCACCGACGCCGATGCCGGCGAGTATCTGCAGGACTAAGGCGCACAGCCTCTGACCAACAAAACGCCCCGTCGGATCGGATCCGGCGGGGCGTTTTGCTTTGGGCGGCGGGGCGCTATGGCGAGCCCATGAAGAATCTCATCGCGATGCTGGCCCTGGCTTTGCTGGTGCTGCCGATGCTGGCGGGCATCGCCCGGATGCGGCGGATGCCGCGCAAGCGCGACGAGGACGCGCCGAACGACTGAAGGTCTCGCTCGCCGCACGCCGCACCCTGTCGGGAGAACCCGGAGTTGGACTTTGCGATTCCAGCCGCTATCGGGGCCGACGATGGATGTTACCGATCTCCGCATCGCCCTCTTCAGCGGCAATTACAATTATGTCCGCGACGGCGCCAACCAGGCGCTCAACCGCCTCGTCGGTTATTTGCTGAAGCAGGGCGCGCAGGTCCGTATCTATTCGCCGACCGTGGACGAGCCGGCCCTGCCGCCGCTAGGCGACATCGTCAGCATCCCGTCGGTCGCCTTTCCCGGGCGCGGCGAATATCGGCTCGCGACCCGCATCCCTGCGGCGGTGAAGCGCGACATCAAGGCGTTCGCGCCCAATATCCTCCACGTGGCGAGCCCCGACCTTCTCGGCCATCGCGCGATCACGCTGGCGCACCGGATGGACCGGCCGGTCATCGCCTCGGTCCACACCCGCTTCGAGACCTATCCGCGCTATTACGGCCTCGCCTTCCTAGAGCCGGTAGCGCTGGCGATCCTGCGCCGCTTCTACCGCCGCTGCGACGCCATCTTCGCACCCTCGGAATCGATGGCGCAATTGCTGCGCGACCAGCGCATGAATTACGATGTCGGCATCTGGACGCGCGGCATCGACCGCACGATCTTCCACACCGACGCCCGCGACCTCGCCTGGCGACGCGGCCTCGGCATCGCCGACGACGTTCCGGTGATCGGCTTCGTCGGCCGGCTGGTGATGGAGAAGGGCCTCGACGTCTTTTCCGACACGATCGACCATCTCGAGAAGCGCCAGGTGCGGCACAAGGTGCTGATCGTCGGCGACGGCCCCGCCCGCGACTGGTTCGAGAAGAGGCTGCCCAACGCCGTCTTCGCCGGCTTCCAGGCCGGGCCCGACCTCGGCCGCGCCGTCGCATCGATGGACATGCTGTTCAATCCGTCGGTGACCGAGACGTTCGGCAATGTCACGCTCGAGGCGATGGCGTCCGGGCTGCCGGTGGTCGCGGCGATCGCGACCGGAAGCGAAAGCCTCGTCACCGACCGCGTCACCGGGCGGCTGATCCGCCCCGGCGCGATCGACGCCTTTGCCGAGGCGCTCACTTTCTATTGCCGCAACGAGGAAGCGCGCGCCGCCGCGGGCAAGGCCGGGCAGGAGTTCAGCGCCCATTATGGCTGGGACGAGGTCAACCAGGCCCTGGTCGATTCCTACCTGCGCATCGTCCGCCAGCGCGCCGCCGGCGGCCACCTGCCGCCGCGCAGCCCGGTCCCCTGATCCGGCTCAGGCCGGCTGCCAGTCGAACGGCAACGGCGCCTCGCGAAAGGCGAAGCGGTCGAGATGGCGGGCGACGACCTCCTTCAGCCCGTCCATATGGTCCGGCGACGACGCGTCGATCCGCACCTCGAGGCTGTCCGCCGATGCGGTGAAGGTGGCGCGGCCGTCGCCCGGATGGTCGGCGCCGCGCAGATCGCGCGGGAAGACCACGGTGCCGCGCTCGGCCGTATAGTCGACCGCCAGGTTGTGCGACCAATGTTTGCACAATTGCTGAAGATATCGGCTGCCGTTCGGCGTCGGCACGCGGGCGACGGCGGACGTCATTTCAGCCGCTCGATCTTCTGCGCGGCCTCGTCAAGGATCGCCGCGATCTCGTGGAGCTTGGATTCCTCCATCTCGTCCTGGGCGACCCGGTGCCACAAGGCTGAGAGCAAATTCGCGACGGCCCGCTTGATCGGCGGCGCGCCGTGGCGCTGCCGGTCCGGCGCCATCTCGCCCAGCCGCTCGAACAGGGCCTCGACCTCGTCGGCCTTGGCTTCGAGCTCGGCTTTCCCCTCCGCGGTGGCGGCGAAGGCCTTGCGCGCGCCCTCCGCGCTCGCTTCCTCGATCAGCCCCATATCCTGGAGCATGGTGAGGGTCGGATAGACGACGCCGGGGCTCGGCGCATAGGCGCCGCCGGTCATTTCCTCGATCGCGCGGATAAGGTCGTAGCCGTGGCGCGGCTGGTCGGCGATCAGCTTCAGAAGGACCAGCCGCAACTCGCCGGATTCGAACATCCGCCGCCGCTGCCCGCGCCGCCCGCCGCGGCCGCCGCCGAATTCGAAGTTGAAACCGCCCGGCCCCCACGAGCCGCCCCAGCCGCGGCCGGCGCCCGCAGCGAGGATCGCCTCCGGGATCTTGTCGAACCCGCGCGGACCGCAATCGCCCCAATTGAACCGGATGGACATAGACCGACTCCTTCTTCCAAGACTCGTCTAAGATATATCTTAGACACCTCGAAATCAATCGCACCCGATGCGAGACGATTGCTGGAAAACAAGGCGATTTTGGCTAGGGTGGCGCCGTGGCCGATCTATTTGCAGACCAGGAACCGTCCCGCCCCGAAGCCCCGCCGTCGGACAATGCGCCGCTGGCCGACCGACTGCGCCCGCAGCGGCTGGACGAGGTCGTGGGCCAGGACCATCTGACCGGACCCGAGGGCGCGATCGGGCGGATGGTCGCCGCCGGCAAGCTCGCTTCGATCATCCTGTGGGGGCCGCCCGGCACCGGCAAGACCACGATCGCGCGGCTGCTCGCCGACGCGGTCGGCATGCGCTTCGTCGCCATTTCCGCGGTCTTCTCGGGCGTGGCGGATTTGAAGAAGGTGTTCGCCGAAGCCAAAGACCATGCCCGCCTCGGCCGGACGACCTTGCTGTTCGTGGACGAGATCCACCGATTCAACCGCGCCCAGCAGGACGGCTTCCTCCCCTTCGTCGAGGACGGCACTGTCGTGCTGGTCGGCGCGACCACCGAGAACCCGTCGTTCGAGCTCAACTCGGCCTTGCTGTCGCGCACCCAGGTGCTGATCCTCAACCGCCTCGACGCGACGGCGCTCGGCCAGCTGCTCGACCGCGCCGAGGCGCTGGTGGAGCGGCCGCTGCCGCTGACCGCCGAGGCGCGCGACGCGTTGGTCGCCACCGCCGACGGCGACGGCCGCTTCCTGCTCAACCAGGTCGAGACCTTGTTCTCGATCGAGCTCGACGAGCCGCTCGATCCCTCCGCCTTGTCGGCATTGCTGCACCGGCGGATGGCGGTCTACGACAAGGACCGCGAGGGTCATTACAACCTGATCTCCGCGCTACACAAAGCGGTGCGCGGGTCTGATCCGCAGGCGGCGCTTTATTATCTGGCGCGCATGCTCGTCGCCGGCGAGGAACCGCTCTACCTGCTGCGGCGGCTGGTGCGGATGGCGGTCGAGGATATCGGCCTCGCCGACCCGCAGGCGCTGGTCCAGTGCCTCGCCGCCAAGGACGCCTATGATTTCCTAGGCTCGCCCGAAGGCGAACTGGCGATCGTTCAGGCGCTGCTCTACCTCGCCACCGCGCCCAAATCGAACGCCGCCTATATCGCGCAGAAAGCCGCCTGGCGCTCGGCCAAGGATACCGGCTCGCTGATGCCGCCCAAGAACATCCTCAACGCGCCGACCAAGCTGATGAAGCAGGTCGGCTACGGCAAGGGCTATCAATATGACCATGACGCGCCCGAAGGCTTTTCCGGCGACAATTATTGGCCCGAGGAGATGGAGCCGCAGGCCTTCTACCAGCCCGTCGACCGCGGCTTCGAAAAGCGCATCGCCGAGCGCATCGCCTGGTGGGAAGAACGCCGCGCCGAGCTTCGCAAGTAGGTTGTTCTCCGGCCCAAGCCGGAGCCTAGTCCGGTGGGCCCCGGCTTTCGGCGGGGCACTTATTCTCGCCAGCCCCGCCGCCGCGCAGGACCAGGGCCGCTACACGCGCGCGCTGGCAGCCGGGTACAAAGCGAGCTTCCTGTGCAGCGACATCTTCAACGCCCGGCAGAGCGAGACGGTGATCGCGAAGGACGATCTCAAGCGCGTCTATCCCGAGCTGGAGCCGATCATTCCCGGCCTTGCCACCACGATCGACCGCGAGGCCAAAACGGTCAGCGTCGCCTTCGACGAGGCCCTGCCGCCCCGCATTGCTGCGTGGCGCCCGAACCTCGGCTGTGCGCAGCTGCCGATCGGGGCGGCGGCCGAGGCGGTCGCGCAACTGCCACGCTTCGATCAAGCGGCGCCCAGGCTCGACGCCCAGCCCTGGCCGATGGGCGACCGCAATGCCGCCGGCCGCGCGTCCGGCGACGCCAAGGCGCTGGCGCGGACGGTCGCCGCCGCCTTCGATCGCCGCACCTATGCGCAGGGCAGCGAGACGACCGCCGTGCTGGTGGTCCAGAACGGCAGGATCGTCGCCGAACGCTATCGCGACGATTTCAATATGCACATGCCGCAGCGCACCTGGTCGGTCGGCAAGAGCATCGCCGGGACGATCCTTGGCGCGGCGCAGCAGCAAGGCCTGATCGACGTCCAGGCCCCTGCCCCCGTGCCCGAATGGCAGAGCCCGGGCGACCCGCGTCGCGCGATCACCACCGATCATCTGCTGCGCATGGCGAGCGGCCTCCACAGCGACCATGCTGGCAACCGCACCGACGCGATCTATTTCGGCGGCACCGCAGTGACCGAGCAGGCGACCGGATGGCCGCTCGAGGCCGCGCCCAACAGCCGCTTCCGCTACGCCAATAACGACACTTTGCTGGCCGTGCGGGGGCTGCAGGCGAAGCTTGGCGACAAGGCGCTGAGCTTCCCGTTCACCGATCTCCTGTGGAAGATCGGCATGACCCGCACCATGCCCGAGACCGACTGGAAGGGCGGCTTCATCCTTTC
This portion of the Sphingomonas sp. LY54 genome encodes:
- a CDS encoding glycosyltransferase family 1 protein, with the translated sequence MDVTDLRIALFSGNYNYVRDGANQALNRLVGYLLKQGAQVRIYSPTVDEPALPPLGDIVSIPSVAFPGRGEYRLATRIPAAVKRDIKAFAPNILHVASPDLLGHRAITLAHRMDRPVIASVHTRFETYPRYYGLAFLEPVALAILRRFYRRCDAIFAPSESMAQLLRDQRMNYDVGIWTRGIDRTIFHTDARDLAWRRGLGIADDVPVIGFVGRLVMEKGLDVFSDTIDHLEKRQVRHKVLIVGDGPARDWFEKRLPNAVFAGFQAGPDLGRAVASMDMLFNPSVTETFGNVTLEAMASGLPVVAAIATGSESLVTDRVTGRLIRPGAIDAFAEALTFYCRNEEARAAAGKAGQEFSAHYGWDEVNQALVDSYLRIVRQRAAGGHLPPRSPVP
- a CDS encoding DUF2218 domain-containing protein; protein product: MTSAVARVPTPNGSRYLQQLCKHWSHNLAVDYTAERGTVVFPRDLRGADHPGDGRATFTASADSLEVRIDASSPDHMDGLKEVVARHLDRFAFREAPLPFDWQPA
- a CDS encoding PadR family transcriptional regulator, whose product is MSIRFNWGDCGPRGFDKIPEAILAAGAGRGWGGSWGPGGFNFEFGGGRGGRRGQRRRMFESGELRLVLLKLIADQPRHGYDLIRAIEEMTGGAYAPSPGVVYPTLTMLQDMGLIEEASAEGARKAFAATAEGKAELEAKADEVEALFERLGEMAPDRQRHGAPPIKRAVANLLSALWHRVAQDEMEESKLHEIAAILDEAAQKIERLK
- a CDS encoding replication-associated recombination protein A, whose product is MADLFADQEPSRPEAPPSDNAPLADRLRPQRLDEVVGQDHLTGPEGAIGRMVAAGKLASIILWGPPGTGKTTIARLLADAVGMRFVAISAVFSGVADLKKVFAEAKDHARLGRTTLLFVDEIHRFNRAQQDGFLPFVEDGTVVLVGATTENPSFELNSALLSRTQVLILNRLDATALGQLLDRAEALVERPLPLTAEARDALVATADGDGRFLLNQVETLFSIELDEPLDPSALSALLHRRMAVYDKDREGHYNLISALHKAVRGSDPQAALYYLARMLVAGEEPLYLLRRLVRMAVEDIGLADPQALVQCLAAKDAYDFLGSPEGELAIVQALLYLATAPKSNAAYIAQKAAWRSAKDTGSLMPPKNILNAPTKLMKQVGYGKGYQYDHDAPEGFSGDNYWPEEMEPQAFYQPVDRGFEKRIAERIAWWEERRAELRK
- a CDS encoding serine hydrolase, giving the protein MFSGPSRSLVRWAPAFGGALILASPAAAQDQGRYTRALAAGYKASFLCSDIFNARQSETVIAKDDLKRVYPELEPIIPGLATTIDREAKTVSVAFDEALPPRIAAWRPNLGCAQLPIGAAAEAVAQLPRFDQAAPRLDAQPWPMGDRNAAGRASGDAKALARTVAAAFDRRTYAQGSETTAVLVVQNGRIVAERYRDDFNMHMPQRTWSVGKSIAGTILGAAQQQGLIDVQAPAPVPEWQSPGDPRRAITTDHLLRMASGLHSDHAGNRTDAIYFGGTAVTEQATGWPLEAAPNSRFRYANNDTLLAVRGLQAKLGDKALSFPFTDLLWKIGMTRTMPETDWKGGFILSSQVWTTARDLARLGLLYMYDGVWQGERLLPTGWRDYVRSHGPAQPPSGYGYGATFWTFPRNSGLPQDALVMRGNRGQYVAVIPSRSLVIVRRGYDGAGANFDLDAFTRDILAALGERGN